The Dictyoglomus sp. NZ13-RE01 genome contains a region encoding:
- a CDS encoding glycosyl transferase family 2 — protein MEISVIIPTYNRRKILEIILPQILEQDFSQPYEVIVSDDGSSDGTKDLIEEYSKKHKNLKYIYSSERRGPAHTRNLALEISKGKLIVFIDSDIYVKRDFLKNHYEIQKENNFKVLVQGPVVNTYNFESPWKEKYKLRDMSTAYFASGNASISREILLKAGFFDENFSFYGWEDLELGIRLKKLGVKLVKSDKVLVWHLQVPPDFHNLSYLLNKERERARSAIYFYKKHPTPEVKMMIQLGKVYEIGNFIQRLFGLINEKNIEKWWNWAEKRGYYTLSQILLSGVLNKVYLEELRRLI, from the coding sequence ATGGAGATAAGCGTTATTATACCTACATATAATAGAAGAAAAATTTTGGAAATAATACTTCCTCAGATTTTAGAGCAAGATTTTTCTCAGCCCTATGAGGTAATTGTTTCCGATGATGGGTCTTCTGATGGAACAAAGGATTTAATAGAAGAATATTCAAAGAAACACAAAAATTTAAAATATATTTATTCTTCTGAGAGAAGGGGACCTGCCCACACAAGAAATTTAGCCCTTGAAATCTCAAAAGGAAAATTAATAGTCTTTATCGATAGTGATATCTATGTAAAAAGGGATTTTCTTAAAAATCACTATGAAATACAAAAAGAAAACAATTTTAAAGTATTAGTACAGGGACCGGTAGTAAACACATATAATTTTGAAAGCCCATGGAAAGAAAAATATAAATTAAGAGATATGTCTACTGCCTATTTTGCATCTGGTAATGCCAGTATATCGAGGGAGATCCTTCTCAAAGCAGGATTTTTTGACGAAAACTTTTCCTTCTACGGCTGGGAAGATCTGGAGCTTGGTATAAGGTTAAAAAAATTGGGAGTAAAATTGGTAAAATCTGATAAGGTTTTAGTTTGGCATTTACAGGTGCCTCCTGATTTTCATAATCTATCTTATCTTTTAAATAAAGAGAGGGAAAGAGCAAGATCCGCCATCTATTTTTACAAAAAGCATCCCACCCCTGAGGTAAAAATGATGATACAGCTTGGAAAAGTTTATGAGATTGGAAATTTCATACAAAGACTTTTTGGATTAATAAATGAGAAAAACATTGAGAAGTGGTGGAATTGGGCAGAAAAAAGAGGATATTACACCCTCTCTCAGATCCTTCTCTCAGGCGTATTAAACAAAGTCTATTTAGAAGAGTTAAGGAGATTGATATAG